One Chloroflexota bacterium genomic region harbors:
- the ald gene encoding alanine dehydrogenase, which yields MIIGIPKEIKDNEYRVAMTPGGVHMLREAGHTVLVETNAGAGSGFSDEEYARAGAKILPTAAEVWGQAEMIMKVKEPRPQEYGFLRPGLLLFTYLHLAAEEELTRELLKREVIGVAYETVELDDGRLPLLTPMSEVAGRMAVQVGAHYLEKAHGGRGKLLGGVPGVRPADVVVIGGGTVGTNAAKMALGMGAHVTIIEKNIDRLRYLEDVLHGKLTTLASNPLNVAHAVSVADLVIGAVLIHGARAPRIVTREMVSSMKPGSVIVDVAIDQGGCVETSHPTTHSNPTYLVDGVVHYGVTNMPGAVPRTSTYALSNATLPYALLLANLGLEEAVRRNRALARGVNTYQGKLTYAAVAETFGMDYTPLEQLVA from the coding sequence AAGACAACGAATACCGGGTCGCCATGACGCCCGGCGGCGTGCACATGCTGCGCGAGGCCGGCCACACCGTGCTGGTGGAAACCAACGCCGGCGCGGGCAGCGGCTTCTCCGACGAAGAGTATGCCCGCGCGGGTGCCAAAATTCTGCCCACCGCCGCGGAGGTGTGGGGGCAGGCCGAAATGATTATGAAAGTCAAAGAGCCTCGCCCGCAGGAATATGGCTTCCTGCGCCCCGGGCTGCTGCTCTTCACCTACCTGCACCTGGCGGCCGAGGAAGAACTGACCCGGGAATTGCTGAAACGCGAGGTCATCGGCGTGGCCTACGAAACCGTGGAACTGGACGACGGCCGCCTGCCCCTGTTGACCCCAATGAGCGAAGTTGCAGGGCGCATGGCCGTGCAGGTGGGTGCCCACTACCTGGAAAAGGCCCACGGCGGGCGCGGCAAACTGCTGGGCGGCGTGCCCGGCGTGCGCCCTGCCGACGTGGTGGTGATCGGCGGCGGCACCGTCGGCACCAACGCGGCTAAAATGGCGCTGGGCATGGGCGCTCACGTCACCATCATCGAGAAGAACATCGACCGCCTGCGCTACCTGGAAGACGTCTTGCACGGCAAACTGACCACTTTAGCCTCTAACCCCCTCAACGTCGCCCACGCCGTCAGCGTCGCCGATCTGGTCATCGGGGCGGTCCTCATCCACGGCGCCCGCGCCCCCCGCATCGTGACGCGCGAGATGGTTTCCAGCATGAAGCCGGGCAGCGTGATTGTCGACGTCGCCATCGACCAGGGCGGCTGCGTGGAGACTTCCCACCCCACTACCCACAGCAACCCCACTTATCTGGTGGACGGCGTGGTGCACTACGGCGTAACCAACATGCCTGGCGCGGTGCCGCGCACTTCCACCTACGCGCTTTCCAACGCCACCCTGCCCTACGCCCTGCTGCTGGCCAACCTGGGCCTTGAAGAAGCCGTCCGCCGCAACCGGGCGCTGGCCCGCGGCGTCAACACCTATCAGGGCAAACTCACCTACGCTGCCGTCGCCGAAACTTTCGGGATGGACTATACCCCCCTGGAGCAGTTAGTGGCATGA
- a CDS encoding pyridoxal phosphate-dependent aminotransferase, which translates to MNGEFSPKTSRRVAGLKPSGLRKFFDIIAEMPEVVSLGIGEPDFDTPEVIRQAGIRALQDGYTHYTSNAGISTLRQRLAGHLERRYGVRYDPNREIVFTVGVSEALYLAMTALLDPGDEVLVPTPCFVSYQPEVVLAGGVAVEVPLRAEDNFQPNVEILERHITPRTKAILINYPHNPTGAAADREAMQALARFAAEHDLIVISDEIYDRLVYGVEHVCFPALEGAWERTILLGGFSKDYAMTGWRLGYAAAPAALLQPMLRVHQYTVMTAPTPAQVAAITALEKADEAVEAMRQAYDRRRRLIVDGLRSIGFPTVEPHGAFYAFPDVRGTGIDDDSFAWRLLEEEKVAVVPGSAFGEAGAGFIRCSYATSEANIEEALTRIARFVQRVREV; encoded by the coding sequence ATGAACGGCGAGTTTTCCCCGAAAACCTCCCGCCGGGTCGCCGGGTTGAAACCTTCTGGCCTGCGCAAGTTTTTCGACATTATCGCTGAAATGCCCGAAGTGGTCTCGTTGGGCATTGGCGAGCCCGATTTCGACACGCCGGAAGTCATCCGGCAGGCAGGCATTCGCGCCCTGCAAGATGGCTATACGCATTACACCAGCAACGCGGGCATCAGCACCCTGCGGCAGCGGCTGGCCGGGCACCTGGAACGCCGCTACGGCGTGCGTTACGACCCCAACCGGGAAATCGTGTTCACCGTCGGGGTTTCCGAGGCGCTCTACCTGGCGATGACCGCCCTGCTCGACCCCGGCGATGAAGTGCTGGTGCCGACGCCGTGCTTCGTTTCCTATCAGCCGGAAGTGGTGCTCGCGGGCGGCGTAGCCGTGGAAGTGCCGCTGCGCGCGGAAGACAACTTCCAGCCCAATGTAGAAATTCTGGAACGCCACATCACCCCCCGCACCAAAGCCATCCTCATCAACTATCCTCACAATCCCACCGGCGCAGCAGCCGACCGAGAGGCCATGCAAGCCCTGGCGCGCTTCGCCGCCGAACACGACCTCATCGTGATTTCCGATGAAATCTACGACCGGCTGGTGTACGGCGTCGAGCATGTCTGCTTTCCGGCGCTGGAAGGCGCGTGGGAGCGCACGATTTTGCTGGGCGGCTTTTCCAAAGACTACGCCATGACCGGCTGGCGCTTAGGTTATGCCGCCGCGCCCGCGGCGCTGCTTCAGCCCATGCTGCGGGTGCATCAATACACCGTAATGACCGCGCCCACCCCGGCCCAGGTTGCCGCCATCACCGCATTGGAAAAGGCCGACGAAGCCGTCGAGGCCATGCGGCAGGCTTACGACCGCCGCCGCCGCCTGATCGTGGACGGGCTGCGCAGCATCGGCTTCCCCACCGTGGAGCCGCACGGGGCATTCTACGCCTTCCCCGACGTGCGCGGCACCGGCATCGACGACGACAGTTTCGCCTGGCGGCTGCTGGAAGAGGAAAAGGTCGCGGTGGTGCCCGGCTCGGCCTTTGGCGAGGCCGGGGCGGGGTTCATCCGCTGCTCTTACGCTACATCCGAGGCCAATATTGAGGAAGCCCTCACCCGCATTGCCCGCTTCGTGCAGCGGGTGCGAGAGGTGTGA
- a CDS encoding Glu/Leu/Phe/Val dehydrogenase: MSKHNPFKIAQAQLDEAAERLGLDEATHEMLRWPMREIHVTFPVRMDDGSFKVFHGFRVQYNNSRGPTKGGIRFHPEETIDTVRALAAWMTWKTAVVDIPLGGAKGGVICDPHKLSTAELERLSRAYIRAIGTALIGLEKDVPAPDVYTTPQIMAWMMDEFSVMQGYNEFGMITGKPIPLGGSQGRGDATARGGMYTLREAAKVLGLDLNGAATAIQGYGNAGYFAHVLGTEMFNLKVVAVSDSKGGIYNPKGLDYKAVMAHKKETGSVINFPGADNITNEELLELDVPVLVPAALEDQITDANADRLKAKVIVELANGPTTPEADRILHEKGAFVIPDFLCNAGGVTVSYFEMVQNAYDYYWDLETVHERLDRKMTAAFHAVHEMAQKEGVHNRLAAYMVAVARVAEAMKLRGWV; the protein is encoded by the coding sequence ATGTCAAAGCACAACCCGTTTAAGATTGCCCAAGCGCAATTGGATGAGGCCGCTGAACGGCTGGGTTTGGATGAGGCCACGCATGAAATGCTGCGTTGGCCGATGCGGGAGATCCACGTCACCTTCCCCGTCCGCATGGACGACGGCTCGTTCAAGGTTTTTCACGGCTTCCGGGTGCAATACAACAACTCCCGAGGCCCGACGAAAGGCGGCATTCGTTTTCATCCTGAGGAAACCATCGACACCGTGCGCGCCCTGGCCGCGTGGATGACGTGGAAAACCGCGGTGGTCGATATTCCGCTGGGCGGTGCGAAAGGTGGTGTGATCTGCGACCCCCACAAACTCTCGACTGCCGAACTGGAGCGGCTTTCGCGGGCTTACATCCGCGCCATCGGCACGGCGCTCATCGGCCTGGAAAAGGATGTTCCCGCGCCCGACGTCTACACCACCCCGCAGATCATGGCCTGGATGATGGACGAATTCTCGGTCATGCAGGGCTACAACGAGTTCGGCATGATTACGGGTAAGCCCATTCCGTTGGGTGGTTCGCAGGGCCGTGGCGATGCTACCGCCCGCGGCGGTATGTACACGCTGCGCGAGGCTGCCAAGGTGCTTGGCCTCGATTTGAACGGCGCGGCGACGGCCATCCAGGGCTATGGGAATGCCGGTTACTTCGCCCACGTGCTTGGCACCGAGATGTTCAACCTCAAAGTGGTGGCCGTTTCCGACTCCAAGGGCGGTATTTACAACCCCAAGGGGCTGGATTACAAAGCCGTGATGGCGCACAAGAAGGAAACCGGCTCGGTCATCAACTTCCCCGGCGCGGACAACATTACCAACGAAGAGTTGCTGGAACTGGACGTGCCGGTGCTGGTGCCCGCGGCGCTGGAAGACCAGATCACCGACGCCAACGCCGACCGCCTCAAAGCCAAGGTCATCGTGGAACTGGCCAACGGCCCCACCACGCCGGAAGCCGACCGCATTTTGCACGAGAAGGGCGCTTTTGTCATCCCCGACTTCCTGTGCAATGCCGGCGGCGTGACGGTTTCCTACTTTGAAATGGTGCAAAACGCCTACGATTATTACTGGGATCTGGAAACCGTGCACGAGCGGTTGGACAGGAAGATGACCGCGGCCTTCCATGCAGTGCACGAGATGGCGCAGAAAGAAGGCGTGCACAACCGCCTGGCGGCCTATATGGTGGCCGTGGCGCGCGTGGCCGAGGCGATGAAACTGCGCGGTTGGGTATAA
- a CDS encoding Glu/Leu/Phe/Val dehydrogenase has translation MTESVNAFKMAQEQFDHVADLLGLNEDVAQMLRQPMREFHFQIPVRLDNGHIRTFLGYRVQHNDARGPAKGGIRFHPKETIDTVRALSMWMTWKTAVADIPLGGAKGGVAVDPATLSRGELERLCRGWIDQIWRNIGPRIDVPAPDVGTNPQMMGWMMDEYSKLVGEYTPGVITGKPVGGGGSLGRAEATGFGVVYHIREAMKHLGMDPSKSTAAIQGFGNVAQNAAIGFIEILGGKVACVSYWDREDKKPYTLSHPGGIDPHFLKSITDQYGTIDKKKAQEAGYVVEDEMAWLAKDVDVLIPAALEGQITGETVNLISDKVKILAEGANGPTTPEADAVLQERDIFVIPDFLCNSGGVTVSYFESVQNDMNFYWTREEVLERLDKKMSQAFNGVLQMALDEEVYTRDAAYMVAIGRVVKAMELRGWI, from the coding sequence ATGACTGAATCGGTGAACGCTTTCAAGATGGCTCAAGAGCAATTCGACCATGTGGCCGATCTCTTGGGGTTGAACGAAGATGTGGCTCAGATGCTGCGTCAGCCCATGCGGGAATTCCATTTCCAGATTCCCGTGCGGTTGGATAACGGCCACATCAGGACATTTTTGGGCTACCGGGTGCAGCACAACGACGCCCGCGGCCCGGCAAAAGGTGGCATCCGCTTTCACCCCAAGGAAACAATCGACACCGTGCGGGCGCTTTCCATGTGGATGACGTGGAAAACCGCCGTGGCCGATATTCCCTTGGGCGGGGCAAAGGGCGGTGTGGCGGTGGACCCGGCCACGCTTTCCCGTGGCGAACTGGAACGCCTTTGCCGGGGCTGGATTGACCAGATCTGGCGCAATATTGGCCCCCGCATCGACGTGCCCGCCCCCGATGTCGGCACCAACCCCCAGATGATGGGCTGGATGATGGACGAGTATTCCAAACTCGTGGGCGAATACACGCCGGGCGTGATTACAGGCAAGCCGGTGGGCGGTGGCGGTTCGCTGGGGCGCGCTGAAGCCACCGGCTTCGGCGTGGTGTACCATATTCGGGAAGCCATGAAGCACCTCGGTATGGATCCTTCCAAGAGCACGGCGGCCATTCAGGGCTTCGGGAATGTGGCTCAGAATGCGGCCATTGGCTTTATTGAAATCCTGGGCGGTAAGGTTGCCTGCGTTTCTTACTGGGACCGCGAAGACAAAAAGCCTTACACCCTCAGCCACCCCGGCGGCATTGACCCCCATTTCCTCAAGAGCATTACCGACCAATACGGCACGATTGACAAGAAAAAGGCCCAAGAAGCGGGCTATGTGGTGGAAGACGAGATGGCCTGGCTGGCCAAGGATGTGGACGTCCTCATCCCTGCGGCCCTGGAAGGCCAGATTACCGGCGAAACGGTGAACTTGATTAGCGACAAGGTCAAGATCCTGGCAGAAGGCGCGAACGGCCCCACCACACCTGAGGCCGATGCCGTGCTGCAGGAACGCGATATCTTCGTCATCCCCGATTTCCTCTGCAATTCCGGCGGTGTGACCGTGTCTTACTTCGAAAGCGTGCAAAACGACATGAACTTTTACTGGACACGGGAGGAAGTGCTGGAGCGCCTGGACAAAAAGATGAGCCAGGCCTTCAACGGTGTCCTCCAAATGGCGCTGGATGAGGAGGTGTACACCCGCGACGCGGCTTACATGGTGGCCATTGGCCGGGTGGTCAAGGCCATGGAATTGCGGGGCTGGATTTAG
- the gatB gene encoding Asp-tRNA(Asn)/Glu-tRNA(Gln) amidotransferase subunit GatB, with product MEIEPVIGLEVHAELNTRSKMFCACPVVDATTAEPNTAVCPVCAAMPGALPVVNKEAVAKGVKVALALGCTINTVSVFARKNYFYPDLPKGYQISQYELPLAEHGMLTIRTSAGERQIRVRRVHLEEDTGKLTHVRTEGGEECSLVDLNRAGVPLLEIVSEPDMRSVEEAKAYAMALRQVLRYLGVNSGDMEKGVIRFEANVSVRWKGTDVLNTRTEIKNLNSFRVLEQAVTQEIARQSELLKRGEPVVQQTMGWDEARGVTVPQRSKEEAHDYRYFPEPDLPPLEVAPEWVDALRAELPELPHARYHRFQEAYGLNAYSADVLTAERAVADYFEEAVRAAGERVSPQTVANWVTGELFGLMNQAGVGIEAVKVPPQALADLLQRIAAGEINNNTAKSVLAEMFQSGQSAEAIIAARGLRQVSDEAAIQTWVEQVLAEHPAELQTYLNGKEGVANFLFGQVMRLARGQANPQVVRQVLMRNLQERRNLLDEG from the coding sequence ATGGAAATCGAACCTGTCATTGGCCTGGAAGTCCATGCTGAACTGAATACCCGCTCGAAAATGTTTTGTGCCTGCCCGGTGGTCGATGCCACCACTGCCGAACCGAACACGGCAGTTTGCCCGGTGTGCGCGGCTATGCCCGGGGCGCTGCCGGTGGTTAACAAAGAGGCTGTGGCCAAAGGTGTCAAGGTGGCTTTGGCGTTGGGTTGCACCATCAACACGGTGAGCGTTTTTGCGCGCAAAAATTACTTCTATCCCGACCTGCCCAAAGGTTATCAGATTTCGCAATACGAACTCCCACTGGCCGAACACGGCATGCTCACCATTCGCACCTCTGCGGGCGAGCGGCAAATTCGCGTCCGACGGGTGCATCTGGAAGAAGACACCGGCAAACTAACCCACGTCCGCACCGAGGGCGGCGAAGAATGCTCGCTGGTGGACCTCAACCGTGCCGGCGTGCCGTTGCTGGAAATCGTCTCTGAGCCGGATATGCGCTCGGTGGAAGAAGCCAAAGCCTACGCCATGGCGCTGCGGCAGGTGCTGCGTTACCTGGGCGTCAACAGCGGCGACATGGAAAAAGGCGTCATTCGCTTCGAGGCCAACGTTTCGGTGCGCTGGAAGGGCACCGACGTGCTCAACACCCGCACCGAAATCAAAAACCTGAACAGTTTTCGGGTGTTGGAACAGGCTGTCACGCAAGAAATTGCCCGGCAGAGCGAACTGCTGAAGCGCGGTGAGCCGGTGGTGCAGCAGACGATGGGATGGGATGAAGCCCGCGGCGTGACCGTGCCCCAGCGCAGTAAAGAGGAAGCCCACGATTACCGCTACTTCCCGGAACCCGACCTGCCCCCTCTGGAAGTCGCGCCGGAATGGGTGGACGCTCTCCGCGCGGAATTGCCCGAACTGCCCCACGCCCGCTACCATCGTTTCCAGGAAGCCTATGGCTTGAACGCTTACAGTGCGGATGTGCTTACCGCGGAGCGCGCGGTAGCCGATTACTTTGAGGAAGCCGTGCGCGCCGCGGGCGAGCGGGTTTCCCCGCAAACCGTTGCCAATTGGGTCACTGGCGAACTCTTTGGGTTGATGAACCAGGCGGGGGTGGGCATTGAGGCGGTCAAAGTGCCTCCCCAGGCGCTGGCCGACCTTTTGCAGCGCATTGCCGCGGGCGAAATCAACAACAACACGGCAAAGAGCGTGCTGGCCGAGATGTTCCAGAGCGGTCAAAGTGCGGAAGCCATCATTGCCGCGCGAGGGCTGCGGCAGGTTTCCGACGAAGCGGCCATCCAGACCTGGGTTGAGCAGGTGCTTGCTGAGCACCCGGCCGAACTGCAAACCTACCTCAACGGCAAAGAAGGCGTGGCAAACTTCCTCTTTGGGCAGGTCATGCGGTTGGCGCGGGGGCAGGCCAATCCGCAGGTGGTGCGGCAAGTGTTGATGAGAAATTTGCAAGAACGCCGTAACCTTCTTGACGAAGGTTGA
- a CDS encoding trypsin-like serine protease yields the protein MQVAVCIGSEGAMKKVWIGCGIVLVVGFLCAVAGIGGLAVIGWLTEESGGSGLSTPAAVIPTLTPEAGTASPVPAVPQATSTPFTATPAQPVAAFTPAITPLADKIPYRAVVQIVAEVETEGGNLRPVWSGSGTIVDPRGFILTNAHVALPEKGESVAALEILITEAEDQPPVPKYYARVVQADPKLDLAVLRITTDLDGNPVDANTLNLPYARLGDSSKLHLGEPIVILGYPGIGGNTITLTRGEVSGFTAEKPYGRRAFIKTSAAIAGGNSGGMAVNAAGELVAIPTQLGSGSEDSEVVDCRYLADTNGDGVIDENDDCVPTGGFINALRPINLAKPLIAAALRGEVAVEIEETPTPAPLPVVVTPWPTGEVLLQDDFSDPDSGWPISSSKDSEVGYHNGKYRIDVKAPNWETWAYAGEDFQDVIIEVDMTKVSGDDTSDFGVLCRYQDKDHAYQFAIGADGYYQIFRWEPDDEKMLLGDGEWLFSDAIREGNVTNHLRAECVGDMLALYVNGKLIGAVRDAAYTHGDIALAVGTYDNGGTDVRFDNLAVYAPAH from the coding sequence ATGCAGGTGGCCGTTTGCATTGGGAGCGAAGGCGCAATGAAAAAAGTATGGATTGGCTGCGGAATCGTCCTGGTAGTCGGGTTCCTGTGCGCGGTTGCAGGAATAGGCGGCCTGGCGGTGATTGGTTGGCTTACCGAGGAAAGTGGAGGCAGTGGGCTGAGCACGCCGGCGGCGGTCATCCCCACTTTGACGCCCGAGGCGGGCACGGCTTCCCCGGTGCCTGCTGTGCCGCAGGCCACTTCGACCCCTTTCACGGCCACGCCTGCCCAACCTGTGGCGGCTTTTACCCCGGCGATTACGCCGCTGGCCGATAAAATCCCTTACCGTGCGGTGGTGCAAATTGTGGCCGAGGTTGAAACTGAGGGGGGCAACCTGCGCCCAGTGTGGAGCGGCTCAGGCACCATTGTGGATCCGCGCGGCTTCATTCTGACGAACGCCCATGTGGCTTTGCCCGAAAAGGGAGAATCGGTCGCCGCGCTGGAAATTCTGATCACCGAGGCGGAAGACCAGCCACCCGTGCCCAAATACTATGCCAGGGTGGTGCAGGCTGACCCGAAACTGGATCTTGCTGTGCTGCGCATCACGACCGACCTGGACGGCAACCCGGTGGATGCTAACACCCTCAACCTGCCTTATGCCCGCCTGGGCGATTCTTCCAAACTGCACCTGGGTGAGCCTATCGTGATTTTGGGGTACCCCGGCATTGGCGGGAACACCATTACCCTCACCCGCGGCGAGGTGAGTGGCTTTACGGCGGAAAAGCCTTATGGGCGGCGCGCATTCATCAAGACTTCAGCGGCTATTGCTGGTGGCAACAGTGGGGGCATGGCGGTCAACGCCGCGGGCGAATTGGTGGCTATCCCTACCCAGTTAGGCTCGGGTTCGGAGGATAGCGAGGTGGTGGACTGCCGTTATTTGGCCGATACTAACGGCGATGGCGTGATCGACGAGAACGACGATTGCGTGCCCACGGGCGGCTTTATCAATGCCCTGCGTCCGATTAACCTTGCCAAACCGCTCATCGCGGCAGCCTTGCGGGGTGAGGTGGCGGTTGAAATTGAAGAAACGCCGACCCCCGCACCGTTGCCTGTGGTGGTAACGCCCTGGCCGACCGGTGAGGTGCTGCTGCAAGACGATTTCAGCGACCCCGACAGTGGTTGGCCGATTTCCTCTTCCAAGGATTCCGAGGTGGGCTACCACAACGGCAAATACCGCATTGACGTCAAGGCCCCCAATTGGGAAACCTGGGCGTATGCCGGCGAGGATTTCCAGGACGTCATCATTGAGGTTGATATGACCAAAGTGAGTGGTGACGATACCAGTGATTTTGGTGTGCTCTGCCGTTACCAGGATAAGGACCACGCTTACCAGTTTGCCATTGGCGCCGATGGCTATTACCAGATCTTCCGCTGGGAGCCTGATGACGAGAAAATGTTGCTGGGCGATGGCGAGTGGCTTTTCAGCGATGCCATTCGCGAGGGCAATGTGACCAATCACTTGCGGGCAGAATGCGTGGGCGATATGCTGGCCTTGTACGTCAACGGCAAGTTGATTGGCGCGGTGCGCGATGCGGCCTACACCCACGGAGATATTGCCCTTGCTGTTGGTACCTATGATAACGGTGGCACCGATGTGCGCTTTGATAATTTGGCGGTCTACGCCCCCGCACATTGA
- a CDS encoding DUF47 family protein: protein MGLFRRGKKPNRFVVLLMQQAELTLEGFHVLQEYVEKPSEAVARRLREIEKEADEARRILIDELNRTFVTPFDREDIFALSLTIDDMLDYAYTTVDEMEIFEVKPNQYISRMVSLLHDAAAEVYRGVERLGSHPNVANEHAVRAKALENRVEKVYREALAHLFAAPQTLDDVMNILKLREIYRHLSNAADRGDEAANVIGDIVVKWL from the coding sequence ATGGGTTTGTTTCGACGAGGTAAGAAGCCAAATCGGTTTGTGGTACTGCTGATGCAGCAGGCCGAATTGACACTGGAAGGCTTTCATGTGTTGCAGGAGTACGTCGAGAAGCCTTCCGAGGCCGTCGCGCGCCGCCTGCGCGAGATTGAAAAGGAAGCGGACGAAGCCCGCCGCATTTTGATTGATGAACTCAACCGCACTTTTGTGACGCCGTTTGACCGCGAGGATATTTTCGCCCTTTCGCTCACCATTGACGATATGCTGGATTACGCCTACACCACGGTGGACGAGATGGAGATTTTCGAGGTAAAACCCAACCAATACATCAGCCGCATGGTTTCGTTGCTGCACGACGCGGCTGCCGAGGTCTATCGCGGTGTAGAGCGGCTGGGAAGCCACCCGAATGTAGCCAATGAGCACGCCGTGCGGGCCAAGGCGCTGGAAAATCGGGTCGAGAAGGTGTATCGCGAAGCGCTGGCGCACCTGTTTGCCGCCCCGCAGACGCTGGACGACGTCATGAACATCCTCAAACTGCGGGAAATCTACCGCCACCTTTCCAACGCGGCCGACCGTGGTGATGAAGCCGCGAACGTCATTGGCGACATTGTGGTGAAGTGGCTGTAA
- the tilS gene encoding tRNA lysidine(34) synthetase TilS, protein MPDELQTAVRDTLASACGLEAGARLVVGVSGGPDSLALLHALHALGYKVTAAHLHHGLREAADADAAAVEAVARKLGVPWVMRRADVAAQAMAERQPVEAAAREARYRFLFSVARDQHAVAVAVGHTADDQSETVLMHLLRGSGLTGLAGLRPCRRFPRWDAEIPLARPLLAVRRAATIAYARRYGLPLRWDASNWQRDFFRNRLRLDILPRLRVENPALDAALGRLAAVAAAEEDFLAAEARRRLTEVLAAQGPGFVGWRRRAFLAAPLALQRRWLRWAAARLEVPEVGFEEVEAARRAATRPGGGARDWFGGLSLWVEPETLWVARKGAVLPAEAWPQLSAARAFPLEPSGSVPLAAGWALVASALTLPPADPRSEPATAWLDAAALAFPLVVRPRRPGDTLAPLGMGGRRQKIADLMVNAKIPPRLRARWPLVVSGEEVVWVPLLAVAHPARITAATTAAVSLSLRRNA, encoded by the coding sequence ATGCCCGACGAACTGCAAACAGCCGTGCGAGATACCCTGGCCTCGGCCTGTGGGCTGGAAGCGGGGGCGCGGCTGGTGGTGGGGGTGTCGGGTGGCCCCGATAGCCTGGCGCTGCTTCATGCGCTGCATGCCCTGGGCTATAAGGTCACGGCAGCCCATTTGCACCACGGCTTGCGGGAAGCCGCCGATGCCGACGCCGCGGCGGTGGAGGCCGTGGCCCGGAAATTGGGCGTTCCCTGGGTGATGAGGCGCGCCGACGTGGCTGCGCAGGCGATGGCCGAGCGTCAGCCGGTGGAGGCCGCGGCACGGGAGGCGCGCTATCGCTTCCTGTTTAGCGTGGCGCGCGACCAACATGCTGTTGCTGTGGCGGTGGGGCATACCGCCGATGACCAGAGCGAGACGGTGCTGATGCACCTCTTGCGTGGCAGCGGTTTGACGGGGTTGGCGGGGCTGCGGCCGTGCCGCCGTTTCCCCCGCTGGGATGCCGAAATCCCGCTGGCGCGGCCGTTGCTGGCCGTGCGCCGCGCAGCGACGATCGCCTACGCGCGGCGTTACGGGCTGCCCCTGCGGTGGGATGCCTCGAACTGGCAGCGGGACTTTTTCCGTAACCGCCTGCGCCTGGATATTCTTCCCCGGCTGCGGGTGGAAAACCCGGCGCTGGATGCTGCCTTGGGGCGGCTGGCAGCCGTGGCCGCGGCGGAGGAGGATTTCCTGGCTGCGGAAGCCCGCCGTCGCTTGACGGAGGTGTTGGCGGCGCAAGGCCCGGGCTTTGTAGGATGGCGGCGTCGGGCGTTTTTGGCCGCTCCGTTGGCTTTGCAACGCCGCTGGTTGCGTTGGGCGGCGGCACGGTTGGAAGTGCCGGAAGTCGGCTTTGAGGAGGTGGAAGCCGCCCGCCGCGCGGCCACGCGCCCCGGCGGCGGTGCGCGTGATTGGTTTGGTGGGTTGTCCCTGTGGGTCGAGCCGGAAACTTTGTGGGTGGCGCGGAAGGGTGCGGTGTTGCCTGCTGAGGCCTGGCCGCAATTGTCGGCGGCGCGGGCTTTCCCCCTGGAGCCTAGCGGCTCGGTGCCCCTCGCGGCAGGGTGGGCGCTTGTGGCCTCGGCCCTTACCCTTCCCCCGGCGGACCCCCGCAGCGAGCCCGCGACGGCATGGCTGGATGCCGCGGCGCTGGCCTTCCCCCTGGTGGTGCGCCCCCGTCGCCCGGGCGACACACTGGCTCCCCTGGGTATGGGCGGCCGGCGGCAGAAAATCGCCGACCTGATGGTGAACGCCAAAATCCCGCCGCGGCTGCGGGCGCGCTGGCCCCTGGTGGTTTCCGGTGAAGAGGTGGTGTGGGTGCCGTTGCTCGCGGTGGCTCACCCTGCTCGCATTACGGCGGCAACGACCGCTGCCGTGAGTCTTTCTTTGAGGAGGAATGCATAA
- a CDS encoding deoxynucleoside kinase, which yields MQQKRFIAVAGNIGVGKSTLVHLLSERLGWAPFYEPEAENPYLPDFYRDMRAWAFHSQVFFLSHRLRIHHRLMLHPTSVVQDRSVYEDAEIFARNLYLQGHMAERDWQTYRGLYDALVTFLPPPDLVVYLRASVPTLRARIARRGRDYERGISAEYLAQLNRLYEEWLQNFTLCPVLTVPADDLDYVAHPPHLDLIVSKIQEKLAGKEEVVWP from the coding sequence ATGCAACAAAAGCGATTCATTGCCGTGGCCGGAAACATTGGCGTGGGTAAGTCAACCCTGGTTCACTTGTTGAGCGAGCGATTGGGGTGGGCGCCGTTTTACGAGCCGGAAGCCGAAAACCCTTATTTGCCCGATTTTTATCGCGACATGCGGGCCTGGGCTTTCCATTCGCAGGTGTTTTTCCTTTCTCATCGGCTGCGCATTCATCACCGCTTGATGCTGCACCCCACTTCGGTGGTGCAAGACCGCAGCGTGTACGAAGATGCTGAAATTTTTGCTCGCAACCTTTATTTGCAAGGGCACATGGCCGAGCGCGATTGGCAAACCTACCGGGGTTTGTACGATGCCCTGGTGACGTTCCTGCCGCCGCCTGACCTGGTGGTGTATTTGCGGGCCTCGGTGCCCACCCTGCGAGCGCGCATTGCCCGCCGGGGCCGCGACTACGAGCGCGGCATTTCGGCGGAATATCTGGCGCAACTCAACCGCCTGTACGAAGAATGGCTGCAAAACTTTACCCTTTGCCCCGTGTTGACCGTGCCTGCTGACGATTTGGATTACGTCGCACATCCGCCACACCTGGACCTCATCGTGAGCAAAATTCAAGAGAAACTGGCGGGAAAGGAAGAGGTGGTGTGGCCGTAG